The Coffea arabica cultivar ET-39 chromosome 4e, Coffea Arabica ET-39 HiFi, whole genome shotgun sequence genome includes a window with the following:
- the LOC113741618 gene encoding E3 ubiquitin-protein ligase RSL1-like gives MAQEPALLDLSCDDFYLSALFRETDELDSEDDQIFPVSDVKYAEGLQLQEALVASMLPEPSQGYSTLNIAANAASSSSSASFKVEQAEEAVTAESGESSLSFCEICVDRKESDQMFTIQSCGHVFCNECISKHVAARLEYNVHGIRCPAVNCGRAIEFDSCRSFMPKDVLEKWDEMLCDAMVDASQKFYCPFKDCSAMLVRDSDEVIRESECPVCRRLFCARCHVPWHPGVDCEELLRLNQDERGREDLMLRELAKAKSWNRCPRCKYYVEKNQGCIHMTCRCGFQFCYACGEPWSSTHGGCQQT, from the coding sequence ATGGCTCAAGAACCGGCATTATTGGATCTCTCCTGTGATGATTTTTACTTGTCTGCACTTTTTCGTGAGACGGATGAATTAGATTCGGAAGATGATCAGATTTTTCCCGTATCAGATGTGAAGTATGCTGAAGGATTGCAGTTGCAAGAAGCTCTAGTGGCTTCGATGCTCCCAGAACCGTCTCAGGGTTATTCGACACTTAATATTGCTGCTAATGctgcatcatcatcatcatcagcgAGTTTTAAAGTAGAACAGGCAGAGGAAGCAGTGACAGCAGAATCGGGCGAATCTTCACTgagtttttgtgaaatttgtgtgGATAGAAAAGAAAGTGATCAGATGTTCACGATTCAAAGTTGCGGCCACGTGTTCTGTAACGAATGCATTAGCAAACATGTTGCAGCCAGACTTGAGTACAATGTACACGGTATCAGGTGCCCTGCAGTGAATTGTGGGAGGGCGATTGAGTTTGATTCTTGTAGGTCTTTTATGCCTAAAGATGTATTGGAAAAGTGGGATGAGATGCTTTGTGATGCAATGGTTGATGCATCTCAGAAGTTTTATTGTCCTTTTAAGGATTGTTCGGCGATGTTGGTGAGAGATAGCGATGAAGTTATTAGGGAATCCGAGTGTCCTGTTTGTCGGAGATTGTTTTGTGCTCGATGTCATGTGCCGTGGCATCCTGGGGTTGATTGTGAAGAGCTCCTCAGGCTGAATCAGGATGAAAGAGGAAGGGAAGATCTTATGCTGAGGGAGCTTGCCAAGGCGAAAAGTTGGAACAGATGTCCTAGATGCAAATACTACGTCGAAAAAAATCAGGGCTGCATACACATGACTTGCAG